In a single window of the Labrus mixtus chromosome 20, fLabMix1.1, whole genome shotgun sequence genome:
- the psmd3 gene encoding 26S proteasome non-ATPase regulatory subunit 3 has translation MKETAAKRRDKAGGSKAEKPKESGPEPQDVEMPEEEGANAAKQPKELDSLTLDDIKEHVKQIEKAVSGKEPRFVLRALRALPSTSRRLNTNVLHKAFFGFFTNNTTTRDFLLSFLEEPMEMTDAGDIQFRPRTGKAASAPLLPEVEAYLQLLLVVHLMNNKRYTEAQKVSDDLLQKIGSKNRRALDLVAAKCYYYHARVYEFLNQFDTMRSFLHTRLRTATLRHDADGQAVLLNLLLRNYLHFNLYDQAEKLVSKSVFPELANNNEWARYLYYTGRIKAIQLEYSEARRTLTNALRKAPQHTAVGFKQTVHKLLIVVELLLGEIPDRLQFRQPSLKRSLMPYFLLTQAVRTGNLAKFNQVLEQFGEKFQTDGTYTLIIRLRHNVIKTGVRMISLSYSRISLADIAQKLQLDSPEDAEFIVAKAIRDGVIEASINHEKGFVQSKETMDIYGTREPQLAFHQRISFCLDIHNMSVKAMRFPPKAYNKDLESAEERREREQQDLEFAKEMAEDDDDSFP, from the exons ATGAAGGAAACAGCGGCCAAGCGGCGGGACAAGGCGGGAGGCTCCAAAGCCGAGAAGCCGAAAGAGTCGGGCCCGGAGCCGCAGGACGTGGAGATGCCGGAGGAAGAGGGGGCCAATGCGGCGAAGCAGCCCAAAGAGCTGGACAGCCTGACTCTGGACG acattaaggagcATGTAAAGCAGATAGAGAAGGCAGTGTCAGGGAAGGAACCCCGCTTTGTGCTTCGTGCTCTGAGGGCGTTGCCGTCCACCAGCCGTCGTCTGAACACCAACGTTCTACATAAAGCCTTCTTCGGCTTTTTcaccaacaacaccaccaccagaGACTTCCTGCTCAGCTTCTTGGAGGAG CCCATGGAGATGACGGATGCCGGAGACATCCAGTTCCGTCCCAGGACGGGTAAAGCTGCATCAGCTCCCCTGCTGCCGGAGGTTGAGGCttacctgcagctgctgctggtggttcACCTAATGAACAACAAGAGATACACCGag GCTCAGAAAGTATCAGACGACCTGCTGCAGAAGATCGGCTCAAAGAACCGCAGAGCTCTGGATCTGGTCGCTGCCAAGTGTTACTATTACCATGCCCGTGTGTACGAGTTCCTCAACCAGTTCGACACCATGCGCAG tttcCTCCACACGCGTTTGCGTACAGCGACTCTACGTCACGACGCTGACGGCCAGGCCGTCCTCCTGAACCTGCTGCTCAGGAACTACCTGCACTTCAACCTGTACGACCAGGCCGAGAAACTGGTGTCCAAGTCCGTGTTCCCTGAACTTGCCAACAACAACGAGTGGGCCCGATACCTTTACTACACAG GTCGTATTAAGGCGATCCAGTTGGAGTACTCTGAGGCTCGGAGGACTCTGACAAACGCTCTGAGGAAAGCTCCCCAACACACCGCTGTGGGCTTCAAGCAGACG gttCATAAGCTGCTGATCGTGGTCGAGCTGTTGTTGGGAGAGATTCCTGACAGACTTCAGTTCAGACAGCCGTCACTGAAGAGGTCACTGATGCCCTACTTCCTGCTGACACAGG CTGTGAGAACGGGTAACCTGGCCAAGTTTAACCAGGTGTTGGAGCAGTTTGGGGAGAAGTTTCAAACAGACGGGACGTACACACTCATCATCCGCCTGAGACACAACGTCATCAAGACCG gtgtgCGTATGATAAGTCTGTCGTACTCGCGGATCTCTCTGGCCGACATCGCTCAGAAGCTGCAGCTCGACAGTCCAGAGGACGCAGAGTTCATTGTCGCCAAG gCGATCCGTGACGGAGTGATCGAGGCAAGCATCAATCATGAGAAAGGTTTTGTCCAATCAAAAGAGACGATGGACATCTACGGCACCAGAGAGCCTCAGCTGGCTTTTCACCAGAGAATCTCCTTCTGTCTGGACATCCACAACATGTCTGttaag GCCATGAGGTTTCCTCCCAAAGCTTACAACAAAGACCTGGAGTCAGCAGAG GAGCGTAGGGAAAGAGAGCAGCAGGATCTGGAGTTTGCTAAAGAAATGGCTGAAGATGATGACGACAGTTTCCCGTGA